CATACCTGTCAAGGAACCTAGTAAAGAAATGAGAACGATCGCAATCGTCTTGATATGTTCTGAATACGTCCGCTCCATCGTCAGTAAATCATTACTCAATCTGGACATAATATCGCCGGAATGATGCTGTTCATAGTAGCGGGATGGCAATCTCCCTACTTGTTTAAATAAGATTAGCCTCACATCAGCCATTACCTCTTTGACCGTACGACGATACATATAGCTAAACGTTGGGGACAAGATACTCACTAGCAGCAGAGTTCCACTAATCATGAGTACCGCACGAATTAACAAAGCGGTATCCCTGCCGCTGCCGCTAGCAAAATCAGTTACATCTTTAAATACAAACGGTAAAACGATCACAATACCAGCTTGAATAAATCCGTCACCTAGCATACCAAAAATATATTTCTTCTTTCTAGAACCCATAAAAGATAGCAGATATACAAGTTCGTCGAGCCATTTTTTTAAGAACATGAGTATACCTCCTCGTCTGCCAACCTTTTATTTTCCCCCTCAATAAATTGCTTTTTATAAAGTCTCGCATATACTCCATGTTTCGTGAGTAATTCCGTATGTGTTCCACGCTCGACAATATGTCCCCTATCTAATACCAGCAATTCGTCGGCTTCCTTAATCGTTGAGAGACGGTGAGCAACAACAAGAACCGAACGATTTCTTATCATCTGTTCAAGTGCTTCTTGCACCAGTGCTTCGGATTGGGTGTCTAATGCGGAGGTTGGTTCGTCTAATAGCAGAATAGGTGCATCTTTTAAAATAGCCCGAGCAATTGCAATGCGTTGTTTTTGTCCCCCGGATAAGCGTGATCCTCTTTCCCCAGCGATAGTTTCGTAGCCTTCAGGAAGCTGCATAATGAATTGATGGGCATTTGCTGCCTTTGCTGCGGCAATGATCTCATCTCTTGTAGCATCTGTTTTTCCGAATCCTATATTTTCGGCAATAGATACGGGGAAAAGATAGGTGTCTTGAGATACTAGGGAAATATACTTACGCATGTCGCTTAGGTTCCATTCCTGTAGAGTGTGTCCATAAACAGTGATGCTGCTGCCTTCCTTCTCATCTGTCGCGGAGTAAAAACCACATAATAGTTTTAAGATTGTGCTTTTTCCACTTCCACTAGCCCCTACTAATGCAATTGTTTTGTTCTCAGATAAAGTAAAGCTAACCCGATCCAATATTTTTTCATGACCATCATAAGCAAATGATACGTTGTTAAAAACAACTGGTTGTGTGTTTGCTCCCATGTCCAAGCAAGGCTTGTCCTCTTGTTCAATTGGCTGCTCCAGAATATCGAACATACGTTTAGATGCACCCGAAACCTCTTGAACTTGTGCAAATAATACAGGCATGAGAGAAAGTGGCTCTATAATGTAGGTAAGCAAATAACTAAACAAGACCAAATTTCCTAAATCTAACTCCCCTGTTTGAATTAAATATCCTCCGTATGCGATAAAAAACACGATTGGTGCAGAGAAAAGCAACATACCAGGTGCAGTCATCCATGCCCGCTTCTTTTCTACCAAAATTCCTTTCTGCAAAACGAGAGCCATAGTAGAAGAATATTTCCCAAATAACACATCTGTTAAATTAAAAGCTTTGACCATATGTATCCCTGCCAGCGTATCTTGAGCGATGGAGTTAGCTTTCCCGAGGTTCTGTTGTAATTCTTCCGTATGTTTTTGTAAAGGTTTACTCAAAAAATTTATAATCAAAATTGCTACTGGCAAAATGGAGATGCTTAACACAACCAATTTCCAATTAGTAGAAACAAGTAAGCAAAGTGCTCCAATAAAAATAATTGGCATATAAAAAATTTGGTAGAAATGCTGCTGCAAAAAATTCTGTAATACCGTAGCATCGTTTGTTAAGCGAGAGGTAATATCTCCAGAGTGATATTTTTCAACCGCCGAAATAGGCATTTTTTCGATATGATCAGTAACATTATTTTTTAAATCTCGGAGAGCGTTTGCGCTAAATTTTACGGCTGAAAATTTTATGAAATATTTTGAAACAAAGCCGACAATCGTTAATCCGAAAATCAGGGTAGCAAAGCTTATTAGCTTCTGATAGTCATTTGTGCTTTCAACCATCGTTCTAATTAAGATGCCCATCCAAATTTCGACTGTCGCTACGATAAGAGAAGTAACGATACAGAGAAAAACCCAAAAACGATATGGTTTTACATGTGTTAATACCCACTGGAATACAGGTTTTTTTAGGGGTGCTTGCTCTTGTTTTTGAAAATTCATCTGCTGCTCCTCTCGAAAAGATAGATAGTGATTTCCCCTACAAATTCAAATTCTTTATAGGGGAAATCACGAAAACGAAACTTTCATCGGTACAACATTTACTTCAGGACAAAAATCTCTTGAAGAATACTTTCGAGCATGGAAGCATTTTTAGGAATCTGTTCACCGCTAAGCATTTTCGAATGTTCCCCATGGCCACGATAGTTTATAAATTGCTCAGATGCTTGTGCCCACACTTCCTCATTCCATTTCTCAGCCTCATAGGCCGCTATGTTTTCTGATTCATACTCGGATTGGATAAGATGAATGGGAGCCTTTATCCTGCCTTCATTTACCAATTGGTTGTAAAACATCAGATAGCTGAGCATGTTTTGAATAAAGCTTTGTTTGACAAAATCGTTGGTTACGAACAGCTCAAGATCCTCTCTTGTCATATTAAACATCTCGTTATGAGTTCCTATTTCTGTGAAGAAGGCTTCTATTTCTTTTCTTGCTTCAATAGCTGTTTGCTCGATTTCTTTCTCCTTCCAATAAGAATCAAATAGTATAATGCTTGACACCTGATGTCCTCGGTTTTCCAACTCTTTAGCTACTTCAAAAGCTAAGTTACCGCCAGAGGAATACCCCATCAACGTGTACGGGCCCTCAGAATCAATCTGTATCATGGCATTGATATACTGCTCGATGCGATTCTCGGCCTCTATGAAGTCAAAGCTATACAAAGAAACATCATGGATTTCTTTAGCAAGCTTTTGATAGAAGGTGCTGTGGGCTCCAATCGGTGTAAAGCTAAATACAGATCGAATTGTTTCGTTATTTAATAGAATGGGGTGACCCGCGTTTTGCTCGTACTGCTTATGCAAGATAAATTCTGCCATTTTTTGAATCGTTGGTTGCTGAAATACGAGATGCAAAGGCAACTCTTCCTGCATGTACTCATACACCTTTGATATGAGAAGCATTGCTTTTAAGGAATGTCCCCCGATTTCAAAGAAATGATCGGTGATGCCAATTTGCTCTACTTCTAATACTTCTTGCCAAATAGCGGCCAATTGTTCCTCTATCATGCTGCTAGGAGCAACATATTCTCTTCCTACAACGCCTACATTTTGAGGCATTGGCAATGCTCTCTTATCTACTTTTCCATTAGCAGTAGTCGGTAGATTCATAAGCTGTACGAAATAGGTAGGAACCATATATGCAGGCAGTGCCTTGGAAACAAATTTTCTCAAATCAGCCAGAACAACTTCCGTGTCAGCTACAAAGTATGCACATAAATATTGCTGTGCATGTTGATCCTCTTGAGCAGTGACCACTACCTCTCCAACACCTTGATACTGGAGGATGGTAGATTCAATCTCTCCTATCTCAATGCGGAAACCTCGTACCTTGACTTGCTCATCTACACGGCCAACATACTCTATCGTTCCATCTGGACGCCATTTGGCTAAGTCACCTGTTTTGTACATGCGTTCCCCAGGTACGAATGGATTACGAACGAACTTCTCTTCTGTTAATTCTGGTCGATTTAAATAACCTCTGGCTAGGCCACGTCCTGCTATGCATAGCTCACCTACTACACCGATAGGCTGCAAATGATGCTCGGCATTAACAATATAGACAGCTACATTGGCAAGCGGACGACCAATTGTAATCGGTTGGTCTACTTCAATTGCTCTTTGAATAGTCGTAACTACACTATTCTCGGTAGGTCCATACTCATTGTTAATCTCTATAGCAGGATTTTTTTGTTTAATCTTTTGTACAAGTTGAAAAGATAATTTCTCTCCCCCAAGAGTGACACAACGTAACTTGCTAAGATCCTCTGTTATAGCGCTATCCACAATGGCATTAAATAGACTTGGAACGCCATAGTAATGAGTGATCGATTCAGAAGCAATCAATTTTCGCAGAGCAAATGGATCTTTTGCTTCTTCTTCTCTTGGTAAGATCGAAGTAGCTCCTCCAAGCATGGGGGCAAACAGACTGGCAACAAATCCATCAAAAGCAAATGAGAAGATCTGCAACGCTTTATCCTTTGGAGTAAAGGCATACTCGTCTCTTCTCCATTGCAGGCAGTTCACAATGGACCGATGTTCAATCATAACGCCTTTAGGCTGTCCCGTTGTACCTGAGGTATAGATTACGTAGGCCAGGTCTATTGGTTTGCTAATCGCTTTTACATTCGTCCCGTCGGATACATAATTCTTCTGCACGTCTAAATCCAGCCTCGTTATATTAGCTGATGAGCTATAGCTCAAATGGGACTGTGTCAGCAAGAGAGTTGCACCGCTATCCTGTAAGACATATTCAATCCGGTCAATAGGATAAGCTGGATCAATAGGAACATACGCCGCCCCAGCTTTCAAGATTCCCAATACACCAATAATCATTTCAACGGAACGTTCTGCCATAATCGCTACTAGCTGATTAGCAACGACTCCTTTATTGCGTAATGTACGCGCTAATTGATTGGCTTTTTCATTTAGCTTTTGATATGTTACTTTCTGCTTGTTCCAA
The nucleotide sequence above comes from Brevibacillus laterosporus LMG 15441. Encoded proteins:
- a CDS encoding ABC transporter ATP-binding protein, whose protein sequence is MNFQKQEQAPLKKPVFQWVLTHVKPYRFWVFLCIVTSLIVATVEIWMGILIRTMVESTNDYQKLISFATLIFGLTIVGFVSKYFIKFSAVKFSANALRDLKNNVTDHIEKMPISAVEKYHSGDITSRLTNDATVLQNFLQQHFYQIFYMPIIFIGALCLLVSTNWKLVVLSISILPVAILIINFLSKPLQKHTEELQQNLGKANSIAQDTLAGIHMVKAFNLTDVLFGKYSSTMALVLQKGILVEKKRAWMTAPGMLLFSAPIVFFIAYGGYLIQTGELDLGNLVLFSYLLTYIIEPLSLMPVLFAQVQEVSGASKRMFDILEQPIEQEDKPCLDMGANTQPVVFNNVSFAYDGHEKILDRVSFTLSENKTIALVGASGSGKSTILKLLCGFYSATDEKEGSSITVYGHTLQEWNLSDMRKYISLVSQDTYLFPVSIAENIGFGKTDATRDEIIAAAKAANAHQFIMQLPEGYETIAGERGSRLSGGQKQRIAIARAILKDAPILLLDEPTSALDTQSEALVQEALEQMIRNRSVLVVAHRLSTIKEADELLVLDRGHIVERGTHTELLTKHGVYARLYKKQFIEGENKRLADEEVYSCS